A single Pseudomonas sp. DC1.2 DNA region contains:
- a CDS encoding NUDIX hydrolase, with protein sequence MTDNTREAAHRAASDAEQIAWVDEQDNLLGALVRSDLRERGLIGRGTYIMLFNSVGELCVHRRTLSKAIYPGFWDVAAGGMVLATETYAESAARELEEELGVSGVELTAHDHFFFEDTGNRLWCSAFSAVWDGPLVLQPEEVLEARFVTIDQVMQEITHKPYCPDSLAALKRYLRAREQHVAKEA encoded by the coding sequence ATGACCGATAACACCCGAGAGGCCGCACACCGCGCAGCCTCCGACGCCGAACAGATCGCTTGGGTCGACGAGCAGGACAATCTGCTCGGCGCCCTGGTGCGCAGTGACCTGCGCGAGCGCGGGCTGATCGGGCGCGGCACCTACATCATGCTGTTCAATTCGGTCGGTGAGCTGTGCGTGCATCGACGTACCTTGAGCAAAGCCATCTATCCCGGTTTTTGGGATGTGGCCGCGGGAGGCATGGTGCTTGCGACCGAGACCTACGCCGAATCGGCGGCCCGTGAGCTGGAAGAGGAACTGGGGGTGAGCGGTGTTGAGCTGACGGCTCATGACCATTTCTTCTTTGAAGACACTGGTAATCGCCTGTGGTGTTCGGCGTTTTCGGCCGTGTGGGACGGGCCTCTGGTCCTTCAGCCTGAAGAAGTGCTCGAGGCGCGCTTTGTCACCATTGATCAAGTCATGCAGGAAATCACGCACAAGCCTTATTGCCCGGACTCTCTGGCCGCGTTGAAGCGCTATCTTCGAGCGCGTGAACAGCACGTCGCAAAAGAGGCATAA
- the speA gene encoding arginine decarboxylase, protein MSVRRTRKDDGSQWTVADSRSVYGIRHWGAGYFAISDAGRVEVRPNGPTSSPIDLFEQVDQLRKSGLSLPLLVRFPDILQDRVRQLTGAFDANIERLEYQSKYTALYPIKVNQQEAVIENIIATQDVSIGLEAGSKPELLAVLALAPKGGTIVCNGYKDREFIRLALIGQKLGHNVFIVIEKESEVGLVIEEAAALKVKPQVGLRVRLSSLASSKWADTGGEKSKFGLSAAQLLSVVERFRAAGLDQGIRLLHFHMGSQIANLADYQHGFKEAIRYYGELRNLGLPVDHIDVGGGLGVDYDGTHSRNASSINYDMDDYAGVVVGMLKEFCDAQNLPHPNIFSESGRSLTAHHAMLVVQVTDVEKHNDDVPQIDNKEELPETVQWLVDLLGPTDIEMVTETYWRATHYMSDIATQYADGKLTLAEKALAEQCYFAVCRRLHNSLKARQRSHRQVLDELNDKLADKYICNFSVFQSLPDTWAIGQVLPILPLHRLDEEPMRRAVLQDLTCDSDGKIKQYVDEQSIETSLPVHGLNDGEDYLLGIFLVGAYQEILGDMHNLFGDTDSVNIYQNADGSVYHAGIETHDTIEDMLRYVHLSPEELMTHYRDKCASARITPAERTQFLDALRLGLTRSSYLSS, encoded by the coding sequence ATGTCCGTAAGACGCACACGCAAAGACGATGGCAGCCAATGGACAGTTGCGGACAGCCGCAGCGTTTACGGGATTCGCCATTGGGGGGCCGGGTATTTCGCGATCAGTGACGCCGGTCGCGTCGAAGTTCGTCCGAACGGTCCGACCAGTTCGCCTATCGACCTGTTCGAGCAAGTCGACCAGTTGCGTAAAAGCGGCTTGTCCTTGCCATTGCTGGTGCGATTCCCCGATATCCTGCAAGACCGCGTGCGTCAGTTGACCGGCGCTTTCGATGCGAACATCGAACGTCTGGAATACCAGAGCAAGTACACCGCGCTGTACCCGATCAAGGTGAACCAGCAAGAAGCGGTGATTGAAAACATCATTGCCACCCAGGACGTGTCCATCGGTCTGGAAGCTGGCTCCAAGCCCGAGCTGCTCGCCGTGTTGGCCTTGGCGCCCAAGGGCGGCACCATCGTCTGCAACGGTTACAAGGACCGCGAGTTCATCCGCCTGGCCTTGATCGGGCAGAAGCTGGGTCACAACGTATTCATCGTCATCGAGAAAGAATCCGAAGTCGGTCTGGTGATCGAGGAAGCGGCGGCGCTCAAGGTCAAGCCGCAGGTCGGCCTGCGCGTCCGTCTGTCGTCCCTGGCGTCGTCCAAATGGGCTGACACGGGTGGCGAAAAATCCAAATTCGGCCTGTCGGCGGCGCAGTTGCTGTCGGTAGTCGAGCGCTTTCGCGCGGCGGGTCTGGATCAAGGCATTCGCCTGTTGCACTTCCACATGGGGTCTCAGATTGCCAACCTGGCGGATTACCAGCACGGCTTCAAGGAAGCGATCCGCTACTACGGCGAACTGCGCAACCTTGGCCTGCCAGTGGACCATATCGACGTCGGCGGCGGTCTGGGTGTCGACTACGACGGTACGCATTCGCGTAACGCCAGTTCGATCAACTACGACATGGACGACTACGCCGGTGTCGTGGTTGGGATGCTCAAGGAATTCTGCGATGCGCAGAACCTGCCGCACCCCAATATCTTCTCCGAGAGCGGCCGCTCCCTGACTGCCCACCATGCCATGCTGGTGGTCCAGGTGACCGACGTTGAGAAACATAACGACGACGTGCCGCAGATCGATAACAAGGAAGAACTGCCGGAAACCGTGCAGTGGCTGGTCGATCTGTTGGGCCCCACTGACATCGAGATGGTCACCGAGACCTACTGGCGCGCCACTCACTACATGAGCGACATCGCCACCCAGTACGCCGATGGCAAGTTGACCCTGGCCGAAAAAGCCTTGGCCGAGCAGTGCTACTTCGCCGTGTGCCGCCGCCTGCATAACTCATTGAAGGCCCGTCAGCGCTCCCACCGTCAGGTGCTCGACGAACTCAACGACAAGCTCGCCGACAAGTACATCTGCAATTTTTCGGTGTTCCAGAGCTTGCCGGATACTTGGGCCATCGGCCAAGTGTTGCCGATCCTGCCGCTGCACCGTCTCGACGAAGAGCCGATGCGCCGTGCGGTGCTGCAAGACCTTACGTGCGACTCCGACGGTAAGATCAAGCAGTACGTCGATGAGCAGAGCATCGAAACCAGCCTGCCGGTACACGGATTGAACGACGGCGAAGACTATTTGTTGGGAATCTTCCTGGTGGGTGCCTATCAGGAAATTCTGGGCGATATGCACAACCTGTTCGGTGACACTGACTCGGTCAACATCTATCAGAACGCCGACGGCAGTGTGTATCACGCCGGTATTGAAACCCACGACACGATCGAAGACATGCTGCGCTACGTGCATTTGTCGCCGGAAGAGCTGATGACTCACTACCGCGACAAGTGCGCCAGTGCACGCATTACACCTGCTGAGCGAACCCAGTTCCTCGACGCGCTGCGTCTGGGCCTGACCCGCTCGTCTTACCTGTCTTCTTGA
- a CDS encoding DUF4136 domain-containing protein — translation MFRRLALLAMAALLSACAGNQVNHDFDASRDFAAYRSWSWKEPALQYRPDDPRIRSDLTEQRIRQSVADQLDQRGLRPAPAGAKGDVNVQTYLIVEDRQQQVTTNYGGGWGGPWNGYWGAPMYNETRNITYKVATLQIDVLDGKDGKLVWRGSDEQLFSSSPNPTDRSTAIRETVSRILSNYPPK, via the coding sequence ATGTTCCGCCGTCTCGCTCTATTGGCTATGGCCGCGCTGCTCAGTGCTTGCGCGGGCAATCAGGTCAACCATGATTTTGATGCCAGCCGCGACTTCGCGGCTTATCGCAGTTGGAGCTGGAAAGAACCTGCGCTGCAATACCGCCCTGATGATCCACGGATCCGCAGCGACCTGACCGAACAGCGCATTCGCCAATCGGTTGCCGATCAGCTGGATCAGCGAGGTTTGCGTCCGGCACCGGCTGGCGCCAAGGGTGATGTGAACGTACAAACCTACCTGATCGTCGAAGACCGCCAGCAACAAGTGACCACCAACTATGGCGGTGGTTGGGGCGGCCCGTGGAATGGTTACTGGGGCGCACCGATGTACAACGAAACCCGCAACATCACCTACAAAGTGGCCACCCTGCAGATTGATGTGCTTGATGGCAAGGACGGCAAACTGGTGTGGCGTGGCAGCGACGAGCAACTGTTCAGCAGCTCGCCGAACCCGACGGATCGCAGCACAGCGATACGTGAAACGGTGAGCCGAATTCTGTCTAACTACCCACCAAAATAA
- a CDS encoding DUF4123 domain-containing protein, with translation MISLQARDPVAQWVLLDVPGTAQAAARLRREFAHARGYWLFEGTEWHAVREHGPLLVDLRTCPVLADLCFSEPEAWRGLLMVSEAPSLPLLEHLRRMLTVTFGLHHRALLSYYNPHTASYFFDACDALELSRWLGPIRQLCWFGGTWADQAIGSQGWQQLHNPGLAVSPLAIEENLSAGQREKLQTCVLEQHACHWSRSTGTDYAALWSHLQEGLAQGFSERTVLDDWLWLRLQYPQAELMQSLPGQTPLERLERLRIGWQNDQPRT, from the coding sequence ATGATTTCCCTCCAGGCACGTGACCCTGTCGCGCAATGGGTGTTGCTGGATGTGCCGGGAACTGCGCAGGCAGCGGCCCGGTTACGCCGCGAGTTTGCCCATGCCCGAGGCTATTGGCTGTTCGAGGGCACCGAGTGGCACGCCGTGCGTGAACATGGGCCGTTGCTGGTGGATTTGCGCACCTGCCCGGTACTCGCCGACCTATGCTTCAGCGAGCCAGAGGCATGGCGTGGATTGCTGATGGTCAGCGAGGCGCCGTCGCTGCCACTGCTGGAGCATTTGCGCCGCATGCTGACCGTGACCTTTGGCCTGCATCACCGAGCCCTGTTGAGCTATTACAACCCGCACACCGCGAGTTATTTTTTTGATGCCTGCGATGCGCTTGAGCTGAGTCGCTGGCTGGGGCCGATCAGGCAGTTGTGCTGGTTCGGCGGAACCTGGGCCGATCAGGCCATCGGCAGTCAGGGCTGGCAGCAGTTGCACAATCCCGGGCTGGCGGTCAGTCCGTTGGCGATTGAAGAAAACCTCAGCGCCGGTCAGCGGGAAAAATTGCAAACCTGTGTGCTTGAGCAACATGCCTGTCACTGGAGTCGATCGACAGGGACCGATTACGCTGCCCTGTGGTCCCATCTTCAGGAAGGCCTGGCGCAAGGATTCAGTGAGCGAACGGTACTGGATGACTGGTTGTGGCTACGCTTGCAGTATCCCCAAGCTGAACTGATGCAATCGCTGCCCGGACAAACCCCACTGGAACGCCTCGAAAGACTGCGCATTGGGTGGCAGAACGATCAACCCCGAACATGA
- a CDS encoding DUF4136 domain-containing protein, which yields MKARSGLLLICLGLAACEGSNPYIATSNPLPPAPPQAANTFDRSAYPAAPRDYARYRSWAWLNGRLPPGSAWADSAQIAEAVGNALDQRGLRPLHDNRPADVFVSADLHLETRLRQVQDDYGYGGSGGYNRYGNGYGMYNTVPIVRTYQEQVVVVRVDLFDAGSGQPVWSASAETANQGKQSERADAIREAVEKALSAYPPS from the coding sequence ATGAAAGCGCGTTCAGGTTTACTGCTGATCTGTCTGGGGTTGGCGGCCTGCGAGGGCAGCAACCCGTACATTGCCACGTCCAACCCTTTGCCGCCGGCACCACCGCAGGCGGCCAACACGTTTGATCGCAGTGCCTACCCGGCGGCGCCGCGCGACTACGCACGTTATCGCAGTTGGGCCTGGCTCAATGGGCGCCTGCCGCCAGGCAGTGCTTGGGCGGACTCGGCCCAGATTGCCGAAGCCGTTGGCAACGCCCTCGATCAGCGTGGCTTGCGTCCGTTGCATGACAATCGCCCGGCTGACGTGTTCGTCAGCGCCGACCTGCACCTGGAAACCCGTCTGCGTCAGGTTCAGGACGATTACGGTTACGGCGGCTCTGGCGGTTACAACCGCTACGGGAATGGCTACGGCATGTACAACACAGTGCCGATTGTTCGCACCTACCAGGAACAGGTCGTAGTGGTGCGGGTCGATCTGTTCGACGCGGGCTCCGGGCAACCGGTGTGGAGTGCCAGCGCCGAAACGGCCAACCAGGGCAAGCAGAGTGAGCGTGCCGATGCCATCCGCGAAGCTGTCGAAAAAGCCCTGTCGGCGTATCCTCCCAGTTAG
- a CDS encoding methyltransferase domain-containing protein has protein sequence MGDRHFDQLATRFAEKIYGGAKGAIRLAVLQADLAETLPDRPLRVLDIGAGLGHMSLWLAQRGHDVTLAEPAAPMLEGARQRFADAGQTATFIQAPWQELLGQLTEPYDLVLCHAVLEWLAEPHAILPVLHQLTTKDGWLSLAFYNRDALIYRNLLKGHFRKMRKNDMAGEKQSLTPQQPLDPRELAAQLEGLWQVETQSGVRVFHDYMPVEFQARAELVDLLEMELAHRRHPGFAGLGRYLHWICRPV, from the coding sequence ATGGGGGATCGTCATTTCGATCAGTTGGCGACCCGCTTCGCCGAAAAAATCTATGGCGGTGCCAAAGGCGCAATCCGTCTGGCGGTGCTTCAGGCCGACCTGGCCGAAACCCTGCCTGATCGACCGCTGCGAGTGCTGGACATCGGCGCCGGTCTTGGCCACATGTCGTTATGGCTGGCCCAACGCGGTCATGACGTCACCTTGGCCGAACCCGCGGCGCCGATGCTCGAAGGCGCCCGCCAACGTTTCGCTGACGCCGGCCAGACCGCAACGTTCATTCAGGCGCCCTGGCAGGAACTGCTCGGCCAACTCACCGAACCTTACGACCTGGTGCTGTGCCACGCCGTGCTGGAATGGCTGGCCGAACCTCATGCGATCCTGCCGGTATTGCATCAACTGACGACGAAAGACGGCTGGTTGTCCCTGGCGTTCTACAACCGCGATGCGCTGATTTACCGCAACTTGCTCAAGGGCCATTTTCGTAAGATGCGCAAGAATGACATGGCCGGAGAGAAACAGAGCCTGACGCCGCAGCAGCCGCTTGATCCACGGGAACTGGCGGCGCAGCTTGAGGGCTTGTGGCAGGTTGAAACCCAGAGTGGGGTGCGGGTTTTTCACGACTACATGCCGGTAGAATTCCAGGCCCGCGCCGAACTGGTGGACTTGCTGGAAATGGAACTGGCGCACCGCCGTCACCCAGGTTTTGCCGGGCTTGGGCGTTACTTGCACTGGATTTGCCGGCCGGTTTGA
- a CDS encoding MATE family efflux transporter, whose protein sequence is MTNLIADWRDRPTHRRVWALAAPMILSSISVPLVALVDSTVIGHLPHAHQLGAVAVGASLYTFLAWAMGFLRMGSTGFAAQAAGREDGAALRQILLQGLLLSMGLAILLGALGVPLSGVALHFMQPSAELDQLTREFFHTRLFGLPAALASYALVGWFLGTQNARAPLAILLSTNLVNIALNLWFVLGLDWGVVGAARASVIAEWTGALVGLVLTRKALRAYPGHIAWAALALWQSWRPLLAVNRDIFIRSLALQSVFFLITVQGARLGDATVAANALLLNGLLLTAHALDGLAHAVEALCGHAIGARDRKALRRSLVVACGWSLLASVGFALLFLFAGHLFIEMQTNIQSVRDTAFVYLPYLAALPLIAVWSYLLDGLFIGATRAKEMRNGMLLTVLLLLPFAWALQGLGNHGLWITFLLFMLLRSLTLSAIAWHLRKNDGWFAGKAY, encoded by the coding sequence ATGACCAACCTGATCGCCGACTGGCGCGACCGCCCTACCCATCGCCGGGTCTGGGCGCTCGCTGCGCCGATGATTCTGTCGAGTATTTCCGTACCACTGGTGGCGCTGGTCGACAGCACCGTTATCGGGCACTTGCCCCATGCCCATCAGTTGGGTGCCGTGGCCGTTGGGGCGAGTCTGTATACATTTCTCGCGTGGGCCATGGGCTTTCTGCGCATGGGCTCCACCGGGTTCGCCGCGCAGGCAGCCGGGCGCGAAGATGGGGCTGCGCTGCGGCAGATTCTCTTGCAGGGGCTGTTGCTGTCCATGGGGCTGGCCATTCTACTCGGGGCGCTGGGCGTGCCGCTGAGCGGCGTCGCGCTGCACTTCATGCAACCCTCGGCGGAACTCGACCAGTTGACCCGCGAGTTCTTCCACACCCGGTTGTTCGGCTTGCCGGCAGCTCTGGCCAGTTATGCCTTGGTGGGCTGGTTCCTCGGGACTCAGAACGCACGGGCACCGCTGGCGATTCTGCTGAGCACTAACTTGGTGAACATTGCGTTGAACCTGTGGTTTGTCCTCGGACTGGATTGGGGGGTGGTCGGCGCTGCTCGGGCTTCGGTGATCGCCGAGTGGACCGGCGCACTGGTCGGTCTGGTCCTGACGCGCAAGGCGCTGCGGGCCTATCCCGGCCACATTGCCTGGGCCGCCCTGGCCTTGTGGCAGAGCTGGCGGCCGCTGCTCGCGGTCAACCGCGACATCTTCATTCGTAGTCTGGCGCTGCAATCGGTGTTTTTCCTGATCACCGTACAAGGCGCGCGGCTGGGTGACGCTACGGTCGCCGCCAACGCGCTGCTACTCAATGGTTTGCTGCTGACCGCCCACGCCCTCGATGGCCTGGCCCATGCCGTCGAAGCGCTGTGCGGGCATGCCATCGGTGCTCGCGACCGTAAAGCGCTGCGCCGTTCACTGGTCGTGGCCTGCGGCTGGTCGTTACTGGCAAGCGTGGGGTTTGCCCTGCTGTTTCTGTTCGCCGGACACCTGTTCATTGAGATGCAGACCAACATCCAGAGTGTGCGCGACACCGCATTCGTCTACCTGCCCTACCTCGCCGCCCTGCCCTTGATCGCCGTATGGAGCTACCTGCTGGACGGGCTGTTCATCGGTGCCACCCGCGCCAAGGAGATGCGCAACGGCATGCTGTTAACGGTGCTGCTGTTACTGCCCTTTGCCTGGGCGCTGCAAGGGTTGGGCAACCATGGGTTGTGGATAACGTTTTTGCTGTTCATGTTGCTGCGCAGCCTTACGCTGTCAGCCATCGCCTGGCACCTGCGCAAGAACGACGGCTGGTTTGCGGGCAAAGCTTATTGA
- a CDS encoding alpha/beta hydrolase → MANRIWRLFSLVAGGVVLAALTACSPLKMLNALTPQGSFDKTEGISYGSDPRQKLDVYVPRHPMANAPVVVFFYGGSWNSGSRSDYSFVGEALASRGIVAVLADYRLYPQVRYPLFLEDGARAVAWTHEHIRQFSGNPQRLYLMGHSSGAYNVAMLALDPTLLGAVGMSPHDLSGWIGLAGPYDFLPINNRDVRPVFFWPDSPPQSQPINHVSRGAPPALLMASRDDDLVNPTRNTGGLAQKLREAGVPVQDLYFSRTSHATLVATLSRPMRRLAPVLDEVTGFVRDTPTQ, encoded by the coding sequence ATGGCGAACAGGATTTGGCGGTTGTTCAGTTTGGTAGCAGGTGGGGTGGTGTTGGCTGCGTTGACCGCGTGTTCACCGCTGAAAATGCTCAATGCGCTGACTCCGCAAGGCTCCTTCGACAAGACGGAGGGTATTTCCTATGGCAGTGATCCGCGGCAAAAACTCGATGTGTATGTGCCCCGGCATCCGATGGCAAACGCCCCGGTGGTGGTTTTCTTTTATGGCGGCAGTTGGAACAGCGGTTCACGTAGCGATTACAGCTTTGTCGGCGAGGCCTTGGCGTCCCGCGGAATCGTCGCGGTCCTGGCGGACTATCGACTGTATCCGCAGGTACGTTACCCCCTGTTTCTTGAGGATGGCGCCCGCGCCGTGGCATGGACCCATGAGCATATTCGGCAGTTCTCCGGTAACCCCCAGCGGCTGTACTTGATGGGGCACAGCTCGGGCGCCTACAACGTGGCGATGCTGGCACTCGATCCGACGTTGCTGGGCGCGGTGGGCATGTCGCCACATGACCTCAGTGGCTGGATCGGCCTGGCGGGGCCGTATGACTTCTTGCCGATCAATAATCGTGACGTGCGCCCGGTGTTTTTCTGGCCCGACTCACCCCCGCAGTCCCAGCCGATCAATCACGTCAGTCGCGGCGCTCCGCCGGCCCTGCTGATGGCCTCAAGGGATGATGACCTGGTCAATCCGACGCGCAACACCGGTGGGCTCGCGCAGAAACTGCGGGAGGCCGGGGTGCCGGTCCAGGATTTGTATTTCTCGCGCACCAGCCACGCGACGTTGGTGGCAACGCTGTCCCGGCCCATGCGTCGTCTGGCGCCCGTGCTGGACGAGGTGACAGGTTTCGTCAGGGACACGCCGACTCAATAA
- a CDS encoding translation initiation factor Sui1: MAKKAASFAALGGLVFSTDAGRHCPDCSKPVDACVCKQTIIPAGDGVARVRRESKGRGGKTVTTITGVPLAEDALKDLATALKKRCGTGGALKDGIIEIQGDHVELLLAELIKQGFKAKKSGG; this comes from the coding sequence GTGGCCAAAAAAGCCGCATCCTTCGCCGCCCTTGGTGGCCTGGTATTTTCTACTGACGCAGGTCGTCACTGCCCCGATTGCAGCAAACCGGTGGACGCCTGCGTCTGCAAGCAGACCATTATCCCGGCCGGCGACGGCGTCGCTCGTGTGCGCCGCGAAAGCAAGGGCCGTGGTGGCAAGACGGTGACGACCATCACCGGCGTGCCGTTGGCAGAAGATGCGCTCAAAGACCTGGCCACTGCGTTGAAGAAGCGTTGTGGAACGGGGGGTGCGTTGAAAGACGGGATCATCGAGATCCAGGGCGATCATGTCGAGCTACTCTTGGCGGAACTGATCAAGCAGGGTTTCAAAGCGAAGAAGTCCGGCGGCTAG
- a CDS encoding type VI secretion system Vgr family protein — protein MFDPVNEPSFRLDIAGLPDPFEVLAFTGSEAISEPFLFDVDLLINDLTLDLASLLYRPAFLHFGAAGNGIHGHLYELVQRAHGASAGLCRVRLEPALASLSQRFTQRVFSGRSVPQILSQVLREHGIAGKDRRFELTNDYPPRDFCTQYRESDLQFLQRLCAEERLHYYFEHRLRGHCLVFGDGERAFCLGDALLFQAASKDGDLCRFNVQKRTQTDCLEAQATQIAQVAEGQTGLETLRSGRVMGLSGHPCSEWNALWLLTRVEHQADAGLRPAYHNRIYAVPWGASFLTPFVGAKPDMQSLQRAWVVEVDESPPDPSRPVAVQFDWLYQGEGARPSHCWLSLAPSLCNDGVSPLAAGCEVVVNFIEGDPDQPLITGVFHRMSSLDKPPTCAPLPVSLENEGLGLLGLLRASEPLVLLCLLPGGGSFNHCVQAVCVCRAATQLGQSGVA, from the coding sequence ATGTTCGATCCAGTCAACGAGCCTTCATTTCGTCTGGATATAGCGGGTCTGCCTGACCCCTTTGAGGTCTTGGCCTTTACCGGTAGTGAAGCCATCAGCGAACCGTTCCTGTTCGATGTGGATTTGCTGATCAATGACCTGACGCTCGACCTCGCAAGTTTGCTGTACCGCCCGGCGTTCTTGCATTTCGGTGCCGCGGGAAATGGTATTCACGGACACTTGTATGAACTCGTCCAGCGAGCGCATGGCGCCAGCGCCGGGCTTTGCCGAGTGCGACTGGAGCCAGCACTGGCTTCTTTATCCCAGCGTTTCACTCAGCGCGTGTTCAGCGGACGCTCCGTACCGCAGATACTCAGTCAGGTGCTCAGGGAACACGGTATTGCGGGCAAGGACCGACGGTTTGAGCTGACGAACGACTACCCTCCCCGTGATTTCTGCACACAGTACCGGGAGTCGGATTTGCAGTTTCTCCAGCGGTTGTGTGCCGAGGAGCGGCTTCATTACTACTTCGAACATCGTCTGCGTGGGCACTGCCTGGTCTTCGGCGACGGCGAAAGAGCCTTTTGCCTGGGTGACGCGTTGCTCTTTCAGGCCGCGAGCAAGGACGGCGACCTGTGCCGGTTCAACGTGCAGAAACGCACGCAAACCGATTGTCTGGAGGCGCAAGCCACGCAAATCGCGCAGGTTGCCGAAGGCCAGACGGGGCTGGAGACCCTGCGCAGCGGTCGGGTAATGGGGTTATCCGGGCATCCGTGTTCCGAGTGGAACGCTCTCTGGCTGCTCACCCGAGTCGAGCATCAAGCGGACGCGGGGTTGAGGCCTGCCTATCACAACCGAATTTATGCCGTGCCTTGGGGCGCCTCATTCCTCACCCCGTTTGTGGGTGCGAAGCCCGACATGCAAAGCCTGCAAAGGGCATGGGTGGTAGAGGTCGATGAGTCGCCACCCGATCCCTCCCGGCCGGTTGCCGTGCAGTTTGACTGGCTCTACCAGGGTGAAGGCGCTAGGCCGAGCCACTGCTGGCTGTCTTTGGCGCCTTCACTGTGCAACGACGGTGTATCGCCACTGGCGGCAGGCTGCGAAGTGGTGGTGAATTTCATTGAGGGTGATCCGGATCAGCCACTGATCACCGGGGTTTTTCACCGCATGTCATCGCTCGACAAACCGCCGACTTGCGCCCCGTTGCCCGTCAGTTTAGAAAATGAGGGGCTGGGCCTGCTGGGCCTGCTGCGTGCGAGTGAGCCCTTGGTGCTGCTGTGCCTGCTACCCGGCGGAGGCAGTTTCAATCATTGCGTGCAGGCCGTCTGTGTCTGTCGGGCGGCAACGCAACTCGGTCAGAGTGGTGTCGCATGA
- a CDS encoding nucleotide pyrophosphohydrolase, whose protein sequence is MNLVELTERLHTLRDRNDWRPFHSPKNLAMAASVEMSELVEIFQWLTEDQSRRLPADKLAHAGQEIGDIVLYLLLMCSELGLDMNEVVRSKLADSERRFS, encoded by the coding sequence ATGAACCTTGTTGAACTGACCGAACGCCTGCACACCCTCCGTGACCGCAATGACTGGCGGCCCTTTCACAGCCCGAAAAATCTGGCCATGGCGGCAAGCGTGGAAATGTCCGAGCTGGTGGAGATCTTCCAATGGCTGACCGAAGACCAATCGCGTCGGTTACCGGCAGACAAACTCGCCCACGCCGGGCAGGAAATCGGCGATATCGTGCTCTATCTATTACTGATGTGCAGCGAGTTGGGGTTGGACATGAATGAAGTGGTGCGCAGCAAACTCGCGGACAGCGAACGGCGGTTCAGCTGA